A window from Melopsittacus undulatus isolate bMelUnd1 chromosome Z, bMelUnd1.mat.Z, whole genome shotgun sequence encodes these proteins:
- the SUSD1 gene encoding sushi domain-containing protein 1 isoform X2 yields MSPGSGRALAPLLLLLALLQCAARRRVVKRSVPDVCATCHVHATCHQIEGKSVCICNYGFVGNGRTHCQDKDECQIGASKICGNHTLCHNTHGSFYCVCLDGYRASNNNKTFIPNDGTNCTDIDECEESGLCGHNAKCVNTEGSYECYCNDGYKLENGERSFHPDGNTVSCREIGCGSPPEMKHGYVVGNYSLLPGSAVHYECKEGFYSNEGKFSYCTANETWEPATLSCKGVDCGVPPSVLNAHPASVSGTTYGSEVTYNCVHGYFMASGNQTAVCNARGQWDGTDLVCKEIDCGKPLLIPHTEMTWDNSTTLRSRVYYQCKEGYYFNGGRNFSECTIDQSWENITFICKEEELFSNLSIFNETCVKWERKTGRLGAQKTYTFRILGQRWDEKTFSEDVIFNITTNKDNPKVCLDLDSGSNYVVNITTISSANIPVSVTVAVQTKVKEAFNNVLIFNDTCLKWQRNVRGTDVEDRYSFHVQGQRWYQKEFFHEMIFDLTTHKQAPEVCFDLQPGTNYSVNISMAALNFSLLVSMTTQITDPPFPDVEFVAVTGSAPLLRLRKAEDQNGPISFYQVIVLPLDLQSTFICDSFAAANFFSNTTDVKGYVAAEFRAKDVADNMPISLGDRHYYGKFYNAPLKLGEEYCVFLRVISEWNKVRTQSCAIWAQIKNLAPTPQYMTAIGLGSVVAVCLILFLTFSAARSYLHNTVSSPPAALACEAVYLSATMDTTQMGITSSFLETENVSLL; encoded by the exons ATGAGCCCGGGGTCCGGCCGGGCCCTGGCGccgctcctgctgctgctggcgctgCTGCAGTGCGCAGCGCGGCGGCGGG TTGTGAAAAGATCAGTTCCAGATGTCTGTGCAACTTGCCACGTTCATGCTACGTGTCATCAAATTGAAGGAAAAAGTGTCTGCATCTGTAACTATGGATTTGTAGGCAATGGAAGAACCCATTGTCAAG ATAAAGATGAATGCCAGATTGGAGCCAGCAAGATCTGTGGAAATCATACACTGTGTCATAATACACACGGAAGCTTTTACTGTGTTTGCCTTGATGGATATCGAGCCTCCAACAACAACAAGACATTTATCCCCAATGATGGCACAAACTGTACAG ATATAGATGAATGTGAGGAGTCTGGGCTGTGTGGTCACAATGCAAAATGTGTGAATACTGAAGGAAGCTACGAGTGTTACTGCAATGATGGTTATAAATTAGAAAATGGAGAGCGTTCTTTTCATCCAGATGGGAATACAGTTTCATGCAGAG AAATTGGATGTGGTTCCCCTCCTGAAATGAAGCATGGCTACGTTGTGGGGAACTACAGCTTGCTACCAGGAAGTGCGGTTCATTATGAATGTAAAGAAGGGTTTTACAGCAATGAGGGAAAGTTCTCATATTGTACTGCAAATGAAACTTGGGAACCTGCCACTTTAAGCTGTAAAG GTGTTGATTGTGGGGTTCCACCATCTGTTTTAAACGCACATCCAGCATCTGTAAGTGGGACTACATATGGAAGTGAAGTTACTTACAATTGTGTTCATGGTTACTTTATGGCAAGTGGCAATCAGACTGCAGTCTGCAATGCCAGAGGACAATGGGATGGTACCGATCTGGTGTGCAAAG aaaTAGACTGTGGCAAACCTTTGCTGATTCCACATACAGAAATGACCTGGGACAACTCTACCACCCTAAGGAGCAGAGTGTACTATCAGTGTAAAGAAGGATATTATTTTAATGGAGGCAGGAATTTTTCAGAATGCACAATAGATCAGTCATGGGAGAATATTACATTCATATGCAAAG AGGAGGAATTATTCAGTAATTTGTCCATATTCAATGAAACGTGTGTGAagtgggaaaggaaaactggaagACTAGGAGCGCAGAAAACATACACA TTTCGCATACTGGGCCAGAGATGGGATGAGAAGACGTTCTCAGAAGATGTGATATTTAACATCACTACAAATAAAGATAATCCAAAGGTGTGTTTAGATCTCGACTCTGGCAGTAACTACGTGGTGAATATTACTACAATTTCTTCTGCCAACATCCCTGTCTCAGTTACAGTAGCAGTTCAAACAAAGG TAAAGGAAGCTTTCAATAATGTACTAATTTTTAATGATACCTGCTTGAAATGGCAGAGAAATGTCAGGGGAACTGATGTGGAAGACAGATATTCG TTTCATGTGCAAGGCCAGCGTTGGTATCAGAAAGAGTTCTTTCATGAAATGATCTTCGACCTTACTACACACAAGCAGGCTCCAGaagtttgttttgatttgcagCCAGGCACCAATTACTCTGTTAATATTTCCATGGCAGCTTTGAATTTTTCATTGCTTGTTTCCATGACAACACAAATCACAG atcCCCCTTTCCCAGATGTAGAATTTGTTGCAGTAACAGGCTCTGCACCCTTGCTCAGACTTCGGAAAGCAGAAGATCAAAATGGACCGATCAG tTTTTATCAAGTCATTGTGCTTCCTCTGGATTTGCAGAGCACCTTTATTTGTGActcctttgctgctgcaaaTTTCTTCAGTAACACCACTGATGTTAAAGGATATGTGGCGGCTGAATTTCGGGCAAAGGATGTTGCTGATAACATGCCAATTTCTCTTGGAGACAGACATTACTACGGAAAGTTCTATAATGCTCCTTTAAAGCTGGGAGAAGAGTACTGTGTGTTTTTGAGGGTAATAAGTGAATGGAATAAG gtgAGAACACAGTCCTGTGCTATTTGGGCACAAATTAAAA atttagCACCCACTCCACAATACATGACTGCCATTGGATTAGGGTCAGTTGTTGCTGTCTGCCTTATACTGTTTCTGACATTCTCAGCGGCTCG